From the genome of Cytobacillus firmus, one region includes:
- a CDS encoding glycosyltransferase: MRNLQILIILLSASLLVWIAVLIDAVLGLKSLDRLEDSNTMTEGPLLSVITAARNEEAKLAESLETQLRQSYKRIEWILVNDRSADSTGSIMDHIQNNDSRVKCIHIDSLPCGWLGKNHALYKGYMESSGELILFTDADVLFKEEAFSKAVHYFSKNELDHLTAAPSLTGRSFWLNTFIAFFLFGFSYYKRPWLANNQRSKSGVGIGAFNMVSRRSYEAIGTHKAIKMRPDDDLMLGMKIKQNGLRQKFATAMDLIEVEWYESLIEAFKGLEKNTFAGLHYRISMVLFAIAGTFSSQVLPFLTIFSTDKVIFNLSLANIIFLAGVYTIITKRMTNFSPLLFTVFPITALLFIYSIIRASILTFVRGGIVWRGTLYKLSELRNKH; this comes from the coding sequence ATGAGAAACCTGCAAATACTCATTATTCTATTAAGCGCAAGCCTCCTGGTATGGATCGCAGTACTAATTGATGCCGTTCTGGGACTAAAAAGCCTGGACCGCCTTGAAGATAGCAATACGATGACTGAAGGCCCCCTTCTTTCTGTTATTACAGCGGCAAGGAATGAAGAAGCAAAGCTTGCGGAGAGCTTAGAAACCCAGCTGCGGCAAAGCTATAAGCGCATTGAATGGATATTGGTCAATGACCGTTCAGCCGACAGCACAGGAAGCATCATGGACCATATTCAGAATAATGATTCAAGGGTTAAATGTATTCATATTGATTCCCTCCCATGCGGATGGCTGGGAAAAAACCACGCTCTTTATAAAGGATATATGGAATCATCAGGGGAATTAATCTTGTTTACAGATGCTGATGTGTTATTTAAAGAGGAGGCCTTCAGCAAGGCGGTTCATTATTTCAGCAAGAATGAACTTGATCATTTAACGGCGGCACCGAGCTTGACGGGCAGGAGTTTCTGGCTCAACACGTTCATTGCTTTTTTTCTTTTTGGCTTCTCTTATTATAAACGCCCCTGGCTGGCGAATAATCAACGTTCAAAGAGCGGAGTTGGCATTGGGGCATTTAACATGGTATCCAGGCGTTCCTATGAAGCAATCGGAACACACAAGGCAATAAAAATGCGGCCTGATGATGATTTAATGCTTGGAATGAAAATCAAACAAAACGGCCTCAGGCAGAAATTTGCAACGGCGATGGACCTGATTGAAGTTGAATGGTATGAAAGCTTAATAGAAGCCTTCAAAGGATTGGAGAAAAATACTTTTGCAGGCCTCCATTACCGAATTAGCATGGTGCTCTTTGCAATTGCCGGCACATTCAGTTCACAGGTGCTTCCCTTTCTCACCATCTTTTCAACTGACAAAGTTATTTTCAATCTAAGCCTCGCAAACATCATTTTTTTAGCAGGTGTTTATACAATCATTACAAAAAGAATGACCAATTTTTCTCCGCTTCTGTTTACTGTATTTCCAATTACAGCTCTCCTGTTTATTTATTCCATAATCCGTGCCAGCATCCTGACCTTTGTACGGGGCGGCATAGTCTGGAGGGGTACATTATATAAGTTAAGCGAACTGAGGAATAAACATTGA